In Calidithermus timidus DSM 17022, the following are encoded in one genomic region:
- a CDS encoding sensor histidine kinase has protein sequence MSRLSLRTRLLVWLLVALVVLLAPLWVLTVREAQATALSALERALLARMGFLVATLNVTPQSLSQITNDFGGVGFLLDSSARLIWTDQGDNRLPEGVYEALREGRTFRRLIEGRLWIAQPGELGGFGVAVPLEEVAELPARFFRLYLSVGLVLLLLAWLVGAVGLSRSLRPVGSLARELSLRGPDFLQPLPQPQLLELRPAVESLNRLMEALSQAFERMKEQEQAAKRFAYGASHELRNPLAALRGYLEVLQRRPGETRALQGALREVQRMEGLLGGLLTLARLEGRSQAQAEPVDLALLLRERYGLRVEGEATISAELALLTLALDNLHQNARQHGGLPLEARLVPQEGGVWLYLDDCGPGFPEALLPRAFKPFVKGEGSGTGLGLALVEAVARVHGGRVMAANRPEGGARVGMWFPDLRQG, from the coding sequence ATGAGCCGTCTGAGCCTGCGCACGAGGCTTCTGGTGTGGCTGTTGGTGGCTCTGGTGGTGCTGCTGGCGCCGCTGTGGGTGCTCACCGTGCGCGAAGCCCAGGCCACCGCACTCTCGGCGCTCGAGCGCGCCCTGCTGGCGCGGATGGGCTTTTTGGTGGCCACCCTCAACGTCACGCCGCAGTCGCTCAGCCAGATCACCAACGACTTCGGTGGGGTGGGCTTCTTGCTCGACTCCAGCGCCCGCCTCATCTGGACCGACCAGGGCGACAACCGTCTGCCCGAGGGGGTCTATGAGGCATTGCGCGAGGGGCGCACGTTCCGCCGGCTCATCGAGGGCCGGCTGTGGATCGCCCAGCCCGGCGAACTGGGCGGTTTCGGCGTGGCGGTGCCGCTGGAGGAGGTGGCCGAGCTGCCCGCGCGCTTCTTCCGGCTTTACCTGAGCGTGGGCCTGGTGCTGCTGTTGTTGGCGTGGCTGGTGGGGGCGGTGGGGCTCTCGCGCTCGCTGCGCCCGGTGGGCTCGCTGGCCCGCGAGCTCTCCCTGCGCGGCCCCGACTTCCTGCAACCCCTGCCCCAGCCGCAGCTGCTCGAGCTGCGTCCGGCGGTGGAGTCCCTCAATCGCCTGATGGAGGCGCTGTCCCAGGCTTTCGAGCGCATGAAGGAGCAGGAGCAGGCCGCCAAGCGCTTCGCCTACGGAGCTTCGCACGAGCTGCGCAACCCGCTGGCCGCGCTCAGGGGTTACCTCGAGGTCCTTCAGCGGCGGCCTGGCGAGACCCGCGCCCTACAAGGGGCGCTGCGCGAGGTCCAGCGCATGGAGGGCCTGCTGGGGGGGCTACTGACCCTGGCCCGCCTCGAGGGGCGCAGCCAGGCCCAGGCCGAGCCGGTAGACCTGGCGCTCCTTCTGCGCGAACGCTATGGGCTGCGCGTTGAGGGGGAGGCCACCATCAGCGCCGAACTGGCCCTACTCACCCTGGCCTTGGATAACCTGCACCAGAACGCCCGCCAGCACGGGGGGCTGCCCCTCGAGGCCCGCCTGGTGCCCCAGGAGGGCGGGGTCTGGCTCTACCTCGACGACTGCGGTCCGGGCTTTCCCGAAGCCCTCCTGCCCAGGGCCTTCAAGCCTTTCGTCAAGGGCGAGGGCAGCGGGACCGGGCTGGGACTGGCCCTGGTGGAGGCGGTGGCCAGGGTCCACGGGGGTCGGGTGATGGCCGCAAACCGGCCCGAAGGCGGGGCCAGGGTGGGGATGTGGTTCCCCGACTTAAGGCAGGGTTAA
- a CDS encoding response regulator transcription factor, with protein MPKVLLIEDDPGVREALRMGLELEGYEVLEAATGAEGLRKLDQGPEVVVLDVLLPGGDGFGVLREIRQQSTLPVLMLTALDEVEYRVRGLRSGADDYLVKPYALSELVARLEALLRRASRKQEVLCYADVTLFPSRMEARRGERLLELSPKAFLLLKTFLEHPESLLPKESLMQRVWGEEVEPNTLEVHLSTLRRALGEPPLLHTLRGHGYILRK; from the coding sequence ATGCCCAAAGTGCTCCTGATCGAGGATGATCCTGGCGTGCGGGAGGCCCTGCGGATGGGCCTGGAGCTCGAGGGGTATGAGGTGCTGGAGGCGGCCACCGGGGCCGAGGGCCTGCGCAAGCTGGACCAGGGGCCCGAGGTGGTGGTGCTGGACGTGCTGTTGCCGGGGGGGGATGGCTTCGGGGTGCTGCGGGAGATTCGCCAGCAGAGCACGCTACCGGTGCTGATGCTCACCGCGCTGGACGAGGTGGAGTATCGGGTCAGGGGCCTGCGGAGTGGGGCCGACGACTATCTGGTCAAGCCCTATGCCCTCTCGGAACTGGTGGCTCGCCTCGAGGCCCTGCTGCGCCGCGCTTCCCGGAAGCAGGAGGTGCTGTGCTACGCCGACGTGACCCTTTTTCCCAGCCGCATGGAGGCCCGTCGGGGAGAGCGCTTGCTCGAGCTCTCCCCCAAGGCCTTCCTGCTGCTGAAGACCTTCCTCGAGCACCCCGAGAGCCTGCTACCCAAGGAGAGCCTGATGCAGCGGGTGTGGGGGGAGGAAGTCGAGCCCAACACCCTCGAGGTGCACCTCTCGACCCTGCGGCGGGCGTTGGGCGAGCCACCCCTGCTGCACACCCTGCGGGGCCACGGGTATATCCTGCGCAAATGA
- a CDS encoding anti-sigma factor domain-containing protein has protein sequence MELRDLLPDYLLGQLDPQEAGQLEAQLERSPELRAELDSLRAALFKLPERLAPVPPPPRAWQRIQNRLHGRRLLLWPRIATVAAALALLFAGIGLYQFQSLRTLQAEQAKIARWLAIPEGKWRAIKNAQGEGIGTMVWLEDGSCLIVMKDPAPRGRVYQAWGRKDGQSVSLGIFQGRVYETRYTNFERVGVSLEPPGGSPQPTQPLGSVPVSWAEDR, from the coding sequence ATGGAGCTTCGCGACCTGCTTCCCGATTACCTGCTGGGGCAGCTCGATCCCCAGGAGGCCGGACAGCTCGAGGCCCAGCTCGAGCGCTCGCCCGAGCTGCGGGCCGAACTCGATTCCCTCCGCGCAGCGCTGTTCAAGCTGCCCGAGCGCTTGGCCCCCGTGCCCCCGCCACCCAGGGCCTGGCAGCGCATCCAGAACCGGCTTCATGGGCGCAGGCTGCTGCTGTGGCCTCGGATCGCTACCGTAGCGGCTGCTCTGGCGCTGCTCTTCGCTGGGATCGGGCTCTACCAGTTCCAAAGCCTCCGCACCCTGCAGGCCGAGCAGGCCAAGATCGCGCGTTGGCTGGCGATCCCCGAGGGCAAGTGGCGGGCCATCAAGAACGCCCAGGGCGAGGGGATCGGCACCATGGTCTGGCTCGAGGACGGTAGCTGCCTGATCGTGATGAAAGACCCCGCTCCAAGGGGTAGGGTCTACCAGGCCTGGGGCCGCAAGGACGGCCAGTCGGTCTCGCTGGGCATCTTCCAGGGGAGGGTCTACGAGACCCGCTACACAAACTTTGAGCGCGTGGGGGTGAGCCTCGAGCCCCCCGGCGGCAGCCCCCAGCCCACCCAGCCGCTGGGGAGCGTGCCGGTGTCGTGGGCCGAGGATCGATAG
- a CDS encoding RNA polymerase sigma factor — protein sequence MEPDSDLMQQVAQGEESALEELYRRHGGKVYALLLHMLGGREEAEEVLQDSFVQLYKEARRYDPQRGSVSTFLFTIARNLALSRLRARRVRPQKALEYDLHDPEQELGLWHEHDPTDRVLVERALARLSPEERRLLEESFYWGYSHSELSERHQMPLGTVKTKVRRALLRLREFLEGKVRDGGE from the coding sequence GTGGAGCCAGACAGCGACCTGATGCAGCAGGTAGCGCAGGGAGAAGAAAGCGCCCTCGAGGAGCTATACCGACGCCATGGAGGGAAGGTTTACGCCCTGTTGCTGCACATGCTGGGCGGGCGTGAGGAGGCGGAAGAAGTTTTGCAGGACAGTTTTGTACAGCTTTACAAGGAGGCTCGGCGCTACGATCCGCAGCGCGGCAGCGTGAGCACCTTTTTGTTCACCATCGCACGCAACCTGGCCCTCTCGAGGCTGCGCGCGCGCAGGGTGCGGCCCCAGAAGGCCCTGGAGTACGACCTGCACGACCCCGAGCAGGAGCTGGGCCTGTGGCACGAGCATGACCCCACCGACCGGGTTCTGGTGGAGCGGGCCTTAGCCCGACTGTCGCCCGAGGAGCGCAGGCTGCTCGAGGAGTCGTTTTACTGGGGTTACAGCCATAGCGAACTCTCCGAACGCCACCAGATGCCGCTGGGAACCGTGAAGACGAAGGTGCGCCGCGCTTTGCTGCGACTGCGGGAGTTCCTCGAGGGCAAAGTGCGCGACGGAGGCGAGTGA
- a CDS encoding RNA-guided endonuclease InsQ/TnpB family protein, whose translation MRYKLYPNQAQLETLERWNRLHCELYNACIEQRRRAWAKGKSLSYYDQQNELPALKAVMPEYEPLGSHALQETVRRVDRAFQAFYRRVKRGEKPGFPRYKSPKSFVGFCYPDRAGWKFERGPNGKHGILHLSKLGPIKARGKPRQWGELRQVVLTRTSHGWYATITLRCQPVRETGNDAVGVDLGVDAVATLSDGTRVGNPRFLKQASQKLKGLQRRLARRKRFGSNWKRTKQQIARLHLKVANQRNDFQHKLTSLWVSRYGLIATEELRVKNMTANGGSRKAGLNRAMLDVGMRGILQKLAYKAEEAGTRLVEVPTHKVKPSQTCPVCLRQEKKALAQRVHRCPCGCEMPRDQAAALVMLRWALDPWVYGRPPVPQGIYPWELGGGEGLRFGPDEPRNPDHTAIAVGQG comes from the coding sequence GTGCGGTACAAACTCTACCCGAACCAAGCTCAACTTGAGACCTTGGAGCGGTGGAACCGCCTGCACTGCGAGCTGTACAACGCCTGCATCGAGCAGCGCCGCCGGGCTTGGGCCAAAGGGAAGAGCCTGAGCTACTACGACCAGCAGAACGAGCTTCCTGCGCTCAAAGCGGTCATGCCTGAGTACGAACCGTTGGGCAGCCACGCCTTGCAGGAAACCGTACGTCGGGTAGACCGGGCCTTCCAAGCCTTTTACCGTCGGGTCAAGAGGGGTGAGAAACCGGGCTTTCCTCGCTACAAAAGCCCTAAGAGCTTTGTGGGCTTTTGCTACCCCGACCGGGCCGGGTGGAAGTTCGAGCGGGGGCCGAACGGCAAACACGGGATTCTGCACCTCTCCAAGCTTGGCCCCATCAAGGCCAGGGGCAAGCCCCGTCAATGGGGCGAACTCCGCCAGGTGGTGCTGACCCGCACCTCTCACGGCTGGTATGCCACCATTACCCTTCGTTGCCAGCCTGTCCGGGAAACGGGGAACGATGCTGTGGGCGTAGACCTGGGGGTGGACGCGGTCGCCACGCTCTCCGACGGTACGAGGGTGGGAAACCCCCGCTTTCTCAAACAGGCCAGCCAGAAACTCAAAGGGTTGCAGCGCCGACTTGCCCGTAGAAAGCGCTTTGGCAGCAACTGGAAGCGCACCAAGCAGCAGATAGCTCGACTGCACCTCAAAGTAGCGAACCAGCGTAACGATTTTCAGCATAAGCTCACCTCGCTTTGGGTTTCCAGGTACGGACTCATCGCCACCGAGGAGCTGCGGGTCAAGAATATGACGGCAAACGGCGGGAGCAGAAAGGCAGGTCTCAACCGAGCGATGCTTGACGTGGGGATGCGGGGCATCCTGCAAAAGCTGGCGTACAAAGCGGAAGAGGCTGGTACGCGGCTGGTAGAGGTGCCCACCCACAAGGTCAAGCCTTCGCAGACCTGTCCTGTCTGCTTACGCCAGGAAAAGAAAGCGCTCGCTCAGCGGGTGCATCGGTGCCCCTGTGGGTGCGAGATGCCCCGCGATCAGGCCGCTGCTTTGGTCATGCTGAGGTGGGCCTTAGACCCCTGGGTGTACGGGCGGCCGCCCGTCCCGCAGGGGATCTACCCCTGGGAACTAGGGGGCGGGGAGGGGCTGAGGTTTGGCCCCGACGAACCGCGAAACCCCGACCACACCGCGATAGCGGTTGGTCAGGGGTAG
- the tnpA gene encoding IS200/IS605 family transposase, with product MVKLKTANNAVFRLSYHLVLVTKYRRKCLTGLMLEELREKVAQVCEQWGCEMVEFSGEADHVHLLFEATPTVEPAKFVNSLKTVTSRALRKRHAEHLSKFYWKPVLWSGSYALMTADGAPLEVLKQYIQGQRKPPK from the coding sequence ATGGTCAAGCTGAAGACCGCCAACAACGCCGTCTTCCGTCTCTCGTATCACCTGGTTCTGGTCACCAAATACCGACGCAAGTGTTTGACCGGGCTGATGTTGGAGGAGTTGCGGGAGAAGGTCGCCCAGGTGTGCGAGCAATGGGGTTGCGAGATGGTCGAGTTCTCCGGCGAAGCCGACCACGTACACCTACTGTTCGAGGCCACTCCGACTGTCGAACCTGCAAAGTTCGTCAACAGCCTCAAAACCGTCACCAGTCGCGCCTTACGCAAGCGCCACGCCGAACACCTCAGCAAGTTCTATTGGAAGCCTGTGCTATGGTCAGGTTCCTACGCCCTCATGACAGCGGACGGGGCGCCCTTGGAGGTGCTCAAGCAATACATCCAGGGGCAGCGCAAGCCCCCAAAGTAG
- a CDS encoding lyase family protein, which yields MPRWNTTYRRRVLMRHYRFARERLVPHFLDALSAYAKGLAALGIPFAAEAVQALRLLRPLPLPGFSGLAEDVFFAIDLQLNEMAGAEVAGALRRGLSRNDLDLTVFRAYTRDQILSVMGDLLRLRQRLLVLAESHRDTLMTAFTHHQPAQPSSLGHYLAAFENLLSRDFRRLRAALETTDRSPLGASSLAGSPYPVDREAMARWLGFGGVVENTYDAIAAGDWALELAQALAALGTSLSRLIRDLLAWAEGGAFRVGERVAQGSSIMPQKHNPVILEHARVLVAELIGGASLLTQLNHSTAFGDLNDHSTGVVEPLDRLCEMAEGALELLRVALEESEFRPEGLLRGMEDRSVLASELVDVLVAGGYWPLGEAYRRVKDLLAHLSAQGRTLAQTTPEDLQTHLGYSTPELQAALEPRRFLERRQVLGGVAPQAQERHLRLARRRLAQDRQETQAVRHRVRLARQLLGA from the coding sequence ATGCCCCGCTGGAATACCACCTACCGACGCCGCGTACTGATGCGCCACTACCGCTTTGCCAGAGAGCGGCTGGTGCCCCACTTCCTCGATGCCCTGAGCGCCTATGCCAAGGGCCTGGCGGCTTTGGGCATACCCTTCGCCGCGGAAGCGGTGCAGGCCCTGCGCTTGCTGCGGCCCCTTCCCCTGCCCGGCTTTAGCGGTCTGGCGGAGGACGTGTTCTTCGCCATCGACCTCCAACTCAACGAGATGGCCGGGGCCGAGGTGGCCGGGGCGCTGCGCCGGGGGCTCTCGCGCAACGACCTCGACCTCACCGTCTTCAGGGCCTACACCCGCGACCAGATCCTCTCGGTGATGGGCGACCTGCTGCGGCTGCGCCAGCGCCTGTTGGTGCTGGCGGAGAGCCACCGGGACACCTTGATGACCGCCTTCACCCACCACCAACCCGCCCAGCCAAGCTCGTTGGGTCACTACCTGGCGGCCTTCGAGAACCTGCTGAGCCGGGACTTTCGCCGCCTGCGGGCCGCGCTGGAAACCACCGACCGCTCCCCGCTTGGGGCGAGTTCGCTGGCCGGAAGCCCCTATCCCGTGGACCGTGAGGCCATGGCCCGCTGGCTGGGCTTTGGCGGGGTGGTCGAGAACACCTACGACGCGATCGCCGCCGGAGACTGGGCCCTCGAGCTCGCCCAGGCCCTGGCCGCTCTGGGCACCAGCCTCTCACGACTGATCCGCGACCTGCTGGCCTGGGCCGAGGGCGGGGCTTTCCGGGTGGGGGAGCGCGTGGCGCAGGGCTCGTCGATCATGCCGCAAAAGCACAACCCGGTGATCCTCGAGCACGCCCGGGTCCTCGTGGCCGAGCTCATCGGTGGGGCCAGCCTCTTGACCCAACTCAACCACTCCACCGCCTTCGGCGACCTCAACGACCACTCCACCGGGGTGGTCGAACCGCTGGACCGGCTGTGCGAGATGGCCGAGGGGGCCTTGGAGCTGCTGCGGGTGGCCCTGGAGGAAAGCGAGTTCCGGCCCGAGGGCCTACTGAGGGGTATGGAGGACCGCTCGGTGCTGGCTTCCGAGCTAGTGGACGTGCTCGTGGCCGGAGGTTACTGGCCGCTGGGCGAGGCCTACCGCCGGGTCAAGGACCTGCTGGCCCACCTGAGCGCACAGGGACGCACCCTGGCCCAGACCACCCCCGAAGACCTGCAAACCCACCTGGGCTACAGCACCCCCGAGTTGCAGGCCGCCCTCGAGCCCCGGCGCTTCCTCGAGCGCCGCCAGGTGCTGGGTGGGGTAGCCCCCCAGGCCCAGGAGCGCCACCTGCGCCTGGCCCGCAGGCGGCTGGCCCAGGATCGCCAGGAAACCCAAGCCGTGCGTCACCGCGTGCGCCTGGCGCGCCAACTGCTGGGCGCTTAA
- a CDS encoding sensor domain-containing diguanylate cyclase encodes MGSVRKSAWMIATVGLGLHLLEQTGLLRLAFSEAWLMIALATLTSVLGYRWVLPLVAGAGLLDALLGVRQTLLELLVLYASSSLLAAWFGARLRRAYTERKRGSHLIALLVRGQKELYGLSTCSAVLEALPAILEGYGQGRVSVWEPEAPDGRFRRIAASRSFPQDCQVIAGHGIVGQAFGEKRPIYLPDVRSDPKYLPASASGTWPLCELALPLFKQGEAIAVLNLEYPEPLSEESLQALVHFAQGVSRHLDHLSEHRALALLEELNRAMYSAQDLAGLGERALALLGQVLELEGGSLVQQDGSRLRALAFWGDVLPQERALLEEGIPFGQGLAWEVLHTGQPLFSDRYAAEEGALPTLKATGVQALLLHPIVLPGVQRVRFILGFQTRQQRRWRQSEKELLARACRVVGLALEGMLERQRIKTLLNLQQSLLELSPEAAYGQILQVAVAMVPGAEAGSLMVWRDGAFEFRAVQGYDLEGLRGVRFSLEQQQAWHGNLAGWQRGLPRIRSSALAETSLETGLPEDKREAARLEEIKTNLHLPIRYAEEVLALLNLDNLHDPLAFDHDSLQAAELFAPVVATLLHDLRYRQRLEEAALTDVLTGLSNRRAFDLRLAEELERARRYAYPLSLLVMDLSGFKAINDRLGHKEGDRALQAVASALREQRRNGDSLYRWGGDEFAAILPHADLGGAIAAATRYHRAIGALKIGEMGLGVNIGAACFPKEAQDAEALLRLADERMYEAKSRKVPLALD; translated from the coding sequence ATGGGCTCGGTGCGCAAAAGTGCCTGGATGATCGCCACTGTGGGGCTCGGGCTGCACCTGCTGGAGCAAACGGGGCTCCTGCGCTTGGCTTTCTCCGAAGCCTGGCTGATGATCGCGCTAGCTACCCTCACCTCGGTGCTGGGCTACCGCTGGGTCTTGCCACTGGTTGCGGGAGCTGGCCTCCTGGACGCGCTGCTGGGGGTGCGTCAGACCCTGCTCGAGCTGCTCGTGCTCTACGCTAGCTCCAGCCTGCTCGCGGCCTGGTTTGGAGCCCGGCTGCGGCGTGCTTACACCGAACGAAAACGAGGTTCGCACCTTATTGCCTTGCTGGTGCGTGGACAGAAGGAACTCTATGGCCTGAGCACTTGCAGTGCCGTGCTGGAGGCGCTACCCGCCATCCTGGAGGGCTATGGCCAGGGTCGCGTAAGCGTGTGGGAGCCGGAGGCGCCGGACGGGAGGTTCAGGCGGATCGCGGCTTCGCGCAGCTTCCCTCAGGACTGCCAGGTGATCGCCGGGCACGGGATCGTGGGGCAAGCCTTCGGGGAGAAGCGCCCCATCTACCTGCCCGACGTGCGCTCCGATCCGAAGTACCTGCCTGCCTCCGCCTCGGGTACGTGGCCCCTGTGCGAACTGGCGCTGCCGCTGTTCAAGCAGGGCGAGGCCATAGCGGTGCTCAACCTCGAGTACCCTGAGCCCCTGAGCGAAGAGAGCCTGCAAGCCCTCGTGCACTTTGCCCAGGGGGTCAGCCGCCACCTCGATCACCTCTCCGAGCACCGTGCGCTGGCTTTGCTGGAGGAACTCAACCGGGCGATGTATTCCGCCCAGGATCTGGCCGGGCTGGGCGAGCGGGCTTTGGCCTTGCTGGGGCAGGTGCTCGAGCTCGAAGGTGGATCCCTGGTGCAGCAAGACGGCAGCCGGCTGCGCGCGCTGGCTTTTTGGGGCGATGTGCTCCCTCAGGAGAGGGCTTTGCTCGAAGAGGGTATCCCCTTCGGTCAGGGCCTGGCCTGGGAGGTTCTGCACACGGGTCAGCCCCTCTTCAGCGATCGCTACGCTGCCGAGGAGGGGGCCCTACCCACACTCAAGGCCACGGGGGTTCAAGCCCTGCTACTGCACCCGATTGTGTTGCCTGGAGTTCAGCGGGTACGCTTCATCCTGGGCTTCCAGACCCGTCAGCAGCGCCGCTGGCGGCAAAGCGAGAAGGAACTGCTGGCGCGGGCCTGCCGGGTGGTGGGCCTGGCCCTGGAGGGTATGCTCGAGCGCCAGCGCATTAAAACCCTCCTGAACTTGCAGCAATCGCTGCTCGAGCTCTCCCCCGAGGCAGCCTATGGGCAAATTCTCCAGGTCGCGGTGGCCATGGTGCCCGGAGCCGAGGCCGGAAGCTTGATGGTGTGGCGGGATGGGGCGTTTGAGTTTAGGGCTGTGCAGGGCTACGACCTGGAAGGCTTGCGCGGGGTTCGTTTCAGCTTGGAGCAGCAGCAAGCTTGGCACGGTAACCTGGCGGGCTGGCAGCGGGGCCTCCCTCGCATCCGCTCCAGTGCCCTAGCCGAGACCAGCCTCGAGACGGGTCTGCCGGAGGACAAGAGGGAGGCCGCCCGCCTGGAGGAGATCAAGACCAACCTCCATCTGCCCATTCGCTACGCCGAGGAGGTGCTGGCCTTGCTCAACCTCGACAACCTGCACGACCCCCTGGCCTTCGATCACGATTCCCTGCAAGCCGCCGAGCTTTTCGCCCCGGTGGTGGCCACGCTGCTGCACGACCTGCGCTACCGCCAGCGCCTCGAGGAAGCCGCCCTTACCGATGTACTCACCGGCCTGTCCAACCGCCGGGCCTTCGACCTTCGCCTGGCCGAGGAACTCGAGCGCGCCCGGCGTTATGCCTACCCCCTGTCCTTGCTGGTGATGGACCTCTCGGGCTTCAAAGCCATCAACGACCGGCTGGGTCACAAGGAGGGGGACCGGGCTTTGCAAGCAGTGGCCAGCGCCCTCAGAGAGCAGCGACGCAACGGCGATAGCCTCTATCGCTGGGGAGGCGACGAGTTTGCCGCCATTCTGCCCCATGCCGACCTCGGGGGGGCCATTGCGGCGGCTACCCGTTACCACCGCGCCATCGGCGCGCTGAAGATCGGGGAGATGGGGCTGGGCGTCAACATCGGCGCGGCCTGCTTTCCCAAAGAGGCCCAGGACGCCGAAGCCCTGCTGCGCCTGGCCGATGAACGCATGTACGAGGCCAAGTCGCGCAAGGTGCCCCTCGCCTTGGATTAA
- a CDS encoding LacI family DNA-binding transcriptional regulator translates to MARSSYTLEDVAREAGVSPSTVSRVINGSARVRPGKRKAVLEAIDRLGYQPNLMAKGLAQGKSLTIGVMVQEISSPFYGEVIKGIEQGLEGTLYHPVFSTGHWQVEQEMEALRVLSARQIDALIVLDGLVSEDYLLGLARKMPLVLFGRRIKGLERNTLLVDNLQGAYRGTRHLIELGHSRIVHIAGPAYHPDAKGRLEGYRKALEDAGIPFDPELVVEGDYLETSGVLAVEKLLSRRLQFSAIFAANDQMAMGVMLALHRRGIRVPEDISLVGFDDLPGSSYMTPPLTTVRQPTLELGREAARAALAMLAGQPYEPPVFSTSLVVRESTAMLRVGRVVGWGR, encoded by the coding sequence ATGGCACGCAGCAGCTATACCCTGGAGGACGTCGCCCGCGAGGCGGGGGTTTCGCCCAGCACGGTGTCGCGGGTGATCAACGGCAGCGCCAGGGTGCGCCCGGGCAAGCGCAAGGCGGTGCTGGAGGCCATAGACCGCCTGGGGTATCAGCCCAACCTCATGGCCAAGGGCTTGGCCCAGGGCAAATCCCTGACCATCGGGGTGATGGTCCAGGAGATCTCGAGCCCCTTCTACGGCGAGGTCATCAAGGGCATTGAACAGGGGCTCGAGGGCACGCTCTACCACCCGGTGTTCTCCACCGGGCACTGGCAGGTCGAGCAGGAGATGGAAGCGCTGCGGGTGCTCAGCGCGCGGCAGATCGACGCCCTGATCGTGCTGGACGGCTTGGTATCCGAGGACTACCTGCTGGGGTTGGCCAGGAAGATGCCGCTGGTGCTGTTTGGCCGCCGCATCAAGGGCCTGGAGCGCAACACCTTGCTGGTAGACAACCTCCAGGGGGCTTACCGGGGAACCCGCCACCTCATCGAGCTTGGCCACAGCCGCATCGTTCACATCGCTGGCCCGGCCTATCATCCCGACGCCAAAGGCCGCCTCGAGGGCTACCGCAAGGCCCTGGAGGACGCTGGAATCCCCTTTGATCCGGAGCTGGTGGTGGAGGGCGATTACCTGGAGACTTCCGGGGTGCTCGCTGTAGAAAAGCTGCTTTCGCGGCGGCTGCAATTCAGCGCGATCTTTGCCGCCAACGACCAGATGGCCATGGGGGTCATGCTGGCCCTGCACCGCCGAGGGATTCGCGTACCCGAGGACATTTCGCTGGTGGGCTTCGACGACCTGCCGGGCTCGAGCTACATGACCCCGCCCCTGACCACGGTGCGCCAGCCGACCCTCGAGCTGGGCCGCGAAGCGGCCAGAGCGGCCTTGGCGATGCTCGCGGGCCAGCCCTACGAACCACCCGTGTTCAGTACCAGCCTGGTAGTGCGTGAGTCCACGGCGATGCTGCGCGTGGGCCGGGTGGTCGGCTGGGGAAGGTAA
- a CDS encoding carbohydrate ABC transporter permease, with protein MDQRTAIPYSGVRRTRRVNLEGFGFLAPALLLMGLFTVYPAFSALWLSLHTEAPFSGESIWVGLRNYQDLLKDRDFHSSLLTTLYFTLLTVPVSIGGGLLSAVLLHRSLPGIRVYRVLLFLPVAVPTATAAIAWRWLYHPSVGYINYALGLVGLPPVSWLQDPSIALAALAMAVAWQNLGLNAILLLAGLQSIPEELIEAARLDGATPARIFRSITLPLLTPTLYFASIVGMIHAMTTFGPIHLLTQGGPANATQVAVYRIYTEGFINFRFGYATAQAVVLFIVILGFTILQSRLERRVHYQ; from the coding sequence ATGGATCAGCGTACCGCTATCCCGTATAGCGGAGTCCGGAGAACCCGCCGGGTAAATCTAGAGGGGTTCGGGTTCCTGGCTCCGGCGCTGCTGCTGATGGGCCTGTTCACCGTATATCCGGCCTTCAGCGCTCTGTGGCTCTCGCTGCACACCGAGGCTCCGTTCTCCGGAGAATCGATCTGGGTTGGCCTGCGCAACTATCAGGACCTGCTCAAGGACCGCGACTTCCACAGTAGCCTGCTGACGACGCTGTACTTCACCTTGCTCACCGTGCCCGTTTCAATTGGCGGGGGGCTATTGTCGGCGGTGCTGCTGCACCGCAGCCTACCGGGGATTCGCGTGTACCGGGTGCTCTTGTTCTTGCCCGTCGCGGTGCCCACCGCGACCGCCGCCATCGCCTGGCGCTGGCTTTACCACCCCAGCGTCGGCTACATCAACTATGCCCTCGGCCTGGTGGGCCTGCCTCCGGTTTCCTGGCTGCAAGACCCCAGCATCGCCCTAGCCGCCCTGGCGATGGCGGTGGCCTGGCAAAACCTTGGCCTCAATGCCATTCTGCTGCTGGCCGGGCTGCAAAGCATCCCTGAGGAACTCATCGAAGCGGCCCGCCTCGACGGGGCCACCCCCGCGCGCATCTTCCGCAGCATCACCCTACCCCTGCTCACCCCCACACTCTACTTCGCTTCCATCGTGGGAATGATTCACGCCATGACCACCTTCGGCCCCATCCACCTGCTCACCCAGGGCGGGCCCGCCAACGCGACCCAGGTAGCGGTCTATCGTATCTATACCGAGGGCTTTATCAACTTCCGCTTCGGCTACGCCACTGCCCAGGCCGTCGTCTTGTTCATCGTCATCCTGGGCTTCACCATCCTGCAAAGCCGCCTCGAGCGGCGGGTGCACTACCAATAG